In one window of Desulforhabdus amnigena DNA:
- a CDS encoding class I tRNA ligase family protein, with protein sequence MLKLYNTMARKKEVFEPRNDRVVKMFTCGPSIYGRPHVGNYRSFLWEDVLQRYLGFLGYRVERVLNFTDVEDKAIAEAEKTRMTIEDLTAANAEQFFADARDLRIELPNHIPRSSTSVDQAVKLIQILLGKGYAYWYGKDVFFDPLKFNGFGKLFRLDMSRWPKEKKRFKKDTYPGRRWNLGDFILWHGYKPGDKVYWDTGIGKGRPSWNIQDPAMITETLGYTVDISCGGIDNLYRHHDYNIAVIEAVSGEEFSRYWIHGEHLLVDGKKMSKSVGNIIYPQDLMKEGYSARSIRFYLLYGHHREPLNLTKKIFEKTTQKLVLLNGLVEKLSSGDSGGSRARKTDSSVEALIDRLIPDFERNMNDDLNIKGAFDATFENLSQLVSLKVDGKVTGKQCEKIRKELIRIDKVFQFILQ encoded by the coding sequence ATGCTGAAACTTTACAACACCATGGCCCGGAAGAAAGAGGTTTTTGAACCTCGAAATGACCGAGTGGTGAAGATGTTTACATGCGGTCCCTCCATTTACGGGAGACCTCATGTCGGAAACTATCGCAGCTTTTTGTGGGAGGATGTGCTGCAGAGATATTTGGGTTTCCTGGGTTACCGGGTCGAGAGAGTGCTCAATTTTACGGATGTGGAGGACAAAGCCATCGCCGAGGCCGAGAAGACAAGGATGACCATCGAGGATCTGACGGCCGCGAACGCTGAGCAGTTTTTTGCCGATGCAAGGGATTTGCGGATCGAACTGCCGAATCATATTCCCCGCTCTTCTACTTCGGTGGATCAGGCGGTGAAACTCATTCAAATCCTTTTGGGAAAAGGGTATGCTTATTGGTATGGCAAAGATGTCTTCTTCGATCCTCTCAAATTCAATGGCTTCGGTAAGCTCTTTCGATTGGATATGAGCCGCTGGCCCAAGGAAAAGAAACGTTTCAAGAAAGACACTTATCCTGGCAGGCGCTGGAATCTTGGAGACTTCATCCTTTGGCACGGCTATAAGCCTGGAGATAAAGTATACTGGGATACAGGGATAGGAAAGGGAAGACCTTCCTGGAACATTCAGGATCCGGCCATGATCACCGAGACTTTGGGATATACCGTGGATATCAGCTGCGGAGGAATCGATAATCTATACAGGCATCACGACTATAACATTGCAGTGATCGAAGCCGTTTCGGGGGAGGAATTTTCACGTTACTGGATCCATGGTGAACATCTTCTGGTCGATGGGAAAAAAATGTCCAAGAGTGTGGGAAATATCATCTACCCCCAGGATCTTATGAAAGAGGGATACAGTGCGCGCAGTATCCGTTTTTACCTCCTGTACGGCCATCATAGGGAACCGTTGAATCTGACCAAAAAGATCTTCGAGAAAACGACTCAGAAACTCGTTCTTTTGAATGGTCTCGTGGAAAAGCTCTCAAGCGGCGATTCCGGTGGGAGCCGTGCCCGAAAAACTGATAGTTCAGTCGAAGCATTGATTGATCGGCTTATCCCCGATTTTGAGAGAAATATGAACGACGATCTCAACATCAAGGGCGCATTCGATGCCACCT
- a CDS encoding SLC13 family permease encodes MELWIVSTILVVTIFLLVTEKIPIDLTAIGVLVALMVTGILEPKEALGGFANPAVITVASMFILTRGLNRTGALAYVSEKMIEYSRGNDRRILIMAMLGTAIPSAFLNNTPVVILFISIIMSVCCEYGLSPSKYLIPVSYSSIVAGTCTLIGTSTNILISDLSVKYGYGAIAMFELSSLGIPMAIIVITFLYFAASHSMPQHKAPVCELSGEAAPRYLAEFSVPAQSKLIHLDPYEFFNENYPSIELFELIRGPFIYYPEREKLKTSEKDLLFVKGSASDLVAILHESIVELPHKVKELNFSASDEDSIIVELIIPPESKFIGEQPIQSNMQGELGIQIIAVKRKGIHYSRQKLRNLNLSIGDILLIHCTREKLEELRNNSDLIILEDVHHRIINKKKAPVALLIFIGMIFAATMGVVDIVVGAATAVFLMILTGCIQARDAYRSLDVKILLLIIGTIALGTAMEKTGAAKVYTEEFLTPFRGQSPILILSVFLLLTSTLTQFMSNNATAVLLLPIAISTALSIGVDPRPFIIGVCFGASCSYASPLGYQTNLLIYGPGGYRFKDFLKLGIPLNLLTWLLSSLLIPVIWPF; translated from the coding sequence ATGGAACTTTGGATCGTATCGACAATTCTTGTTGTCACCATTTTTTTGCTGGTAACGGAGAAAATACCCATCGATTTGACAGCCATCGGAGTACTCGTTGCTTTAATGGTTACCGGTATCCTCGAACCGAAAGAAGCTCTGGGAGGTTTCGCAAATCCGGCTGTCATAACGGTGGCGTCCATGTTCATACTCACACGCGGTTTGAACCGCACAGGTGCTCTGGCATATGTCAGCGAAAAGATGATTGAATATTCCCGGGGAAACGACAGACGCATTCTCATCATGGCGATGCTCGGCACCGCCATCCCCTCTGCATTTCTCAACAATACGCCCGTCGTAATCCTTTTTATCTCTATCATAATGAGCGTCTGTTGTGAATACGGCCTGAGTCCTTCGAAGTATCTGATTCCCGTTTCTTACAGCTCCATCGTTGCGGGCACATGCACATTGATCGGAACATCGACAAACATCCTCATCAGTGACCTGAGCGTCAAATACGGTTATGGCGCCATTGCGATGTTTGAGCTATCCAGTCTCGGAATTCCTATGGCGATAATCGTCATCACTTTCTTGTACTTTGCCGCATCCCATTCAATGCCTCAACATAAGGCCCCGGTGTGCGAACTGAGTGGAGAAGCAGCTCCCCGCTACCTGGCTGAATTCTCAGTGCCGGCACAGAGCAAACTGATCCACTTGGACCCCTATGAGTTCTTCAATGAAAACTACCCCTCCATCGAACTTTTTGAACTCATCCGAGGCCCCTTCATTTATTACCCGGAAAGGGAAAAACTCAAGACTTCCGAAAAGGATTTACTCTTTGTGAAAGGCTCGGCGAGTGACCTGGTAGCCATCCTCCACGAGTCCATCGTTGAATTGCCTCACAAAGTCAAAGAATTGAATTTCAGCGCCAGTGATGAAGATTCCATCATTGTGGAACTGATAATCCCTCCAGAATCGAAGTTTATTGGAGAACAGCCCATCCAATCCAATATGCAGGGGGAACTCGGCATACAAATAATCGCAGTCAAAAGAAAAGGAATACATTACAGTCGGCAAAAGCTAAGAAATCTGAACTTATCTATCGGAGACATCCTCCTCATCCATTGTACTCGAGAGAAGCTCGAAGAACTCCGCAACAATTCAGATTTAATTATTCTGGAAGATGTGCATCACAGAATCATCAACAAGAAAAAAGCACCGGTAGCTTTACTGATTTTCATAGGAATGATCTTCGCAGCGACTATGGGAGTGGTTGACATAGTGGTAGGCGCTGCAACAGCGGTCTTTCTGATGATATTGACGGGCTGCATTCAAGCAAGGGATGCATACCGCTCTCTTGACGTGAAAATCCTGTTGCTCATTATCGGTACCATCGCATTGGGAACAGCCATGGAAAAGACCGGAGCTGCAAAAGTTTATACAGAAGAATTTCTGACCCCCTTCCGAGGACAGAGCCCTATTTTGATTTTGTCAGTATTCCTCCTCTTAACCAGCACTCTCACCCAATTCATGAGCAACAACGCCACAGCCGTTCTCCTCCTGCCCATTGCAATTTCTACAGCGCTTTCCATTGGAGTCGATCCAAGGCCTTTCATTATAGGTGTTTGTTTCGGTGCAAGCTGCTCTTACGCATCACCATTGGGTTACCAGACCAACCTTCTGATCTATGGCCCAGGGGGATACCGATTCAAGGATTTTTTGAAACTGGGGATACCTCTCAACCTTTTGACTTGGCTGCTAAGTTCTCTGCTGATTCCTGTCATTTGGCCCTTTTGA